The Prevotella sp. E9-3 genome has a window encoding:
- a CDS encoding M13-type metalloendopeptidase — protein MTILKLSKFLAAILFLSQMCVFTSCSTAGEDEKDEVISATDPLNFPYDVNKNLNVSPGDSFYDYCNGTWLNQNPIPSDPVQSIGGLYDATASMNEKVEKLKTDVPDLRNFFTLVDNMHDHSEASRAYINAQRAKMQKPQTKEEAFKMIGEMFVNGLNPLNISVFAVWDRDKLKVYFEPHLNESANRVTFNQIQEFNSNYLSLPSTRSTSSTTPISQLAQGLGIDESLIIPNTLFDYIWSSYSVDELYQMMQDAWLDYEAYADAEGLADYNKKWLRKPTVTLNDLRDDARAELNYTLSYHIQQHFLPQSLKDKYLNITKEIQASLRQRIQKLDWMSETTKQNAIDKLDNCALNVAFPDTWHKDCVAPLSDCQTMVEVMHRLRSANARLLTKIIGTNDAFSYLLTISSSDSNGNLIPMDLTLVNAAYQPNYNAIFIYPSMLLSPVMPQEGTSEACSYAVFTIIGHEFTHGFDSSGAKYDKYGVPNNWWTVSDKMNFEDRSQNLIRTYNSQELDPKRAPLTFGNGSRTINENIADLGGFLAARDAYIAHITEQGFAGEQFNNQLRKFYESYAHLWCVEYGDQKFEILKNSDVHSHARLRVNGVVMNTDLWYDLYQVNLNHKLYLPTERRTYIW, from the coding sequence ATGACAATCCTTAAACTTTCTAAGTTCCTTGCAGCGATTCTTTTCCTTAGTCAAATGTGTGTCTTCACCTCATGCTCTACCGCTGGGGAGGACGAGAAGGATGAAGTGATTTCAGCTACCGACCCGTTAAACTTTCCCTATGATGTCAACAAGAATCTGAATGTGAGTCCTGGTGACAGCTTCTATGACTATTGCAATGGCACTTGGCTCAATCAGAACCCCATACCATCCGATCCTGTACAGTCTATTGGCGGACTCTACGATGCCACTGCTTCAATGAACGAGAAGGTTGAGAAACTGAAGACAGACGTACCCGATCTGCGCAACTTCTTCACACTCGTTGATAATATGCACGACCACTCAGAAGCTTCACGCGCCTATATCAATGCTCAGCGCGCTAAGATGCAAAAGCCACAAACCAAAGAAGAAGCCTTCAAAATGATTGGCGAGATGTTTGTCAATGGCCTCAATCCGCTAAACATTTCAGTCTTTGCGGTATGGGACAGAGACAAACTGAAAGTTTACTTTGAGCCTCACCTGAATGAATCTGCCAACCGTGTCACTTTCAATCAGATACAGGAGTTCAACAGTAACTATCTGTCTCTGCCGTCAACGAGGAGCACCTCCTCCACCACTCCTATCAGCCAGTTGGCTCAGGGGTTGGGCATCGATGAGTCGCTGATTATACCAAACACTCTTTTTGACTATATCTGGAGTTCTTATTCTGTTGACGAACTCTATCAGATGATGCAGGACGCATGGCTCGACTACGAAGCCTATGCTGATGCCGAAGGACTTGCCGACTATAACAAAAAATGGCTCCGCAAACCGACAGTGACCCTCAACGATCTGCGCGACGATGCCAGAGCCGAACTCAATTACACCCTCTCCTACCACATCCAGCAGCATTTTCTGCCACAAAGTTTGAAAGACAAATACCTTAACATTACCAAGGAAATCCAAGCATCTCTGCGCCAGCGCATTCAGAAACTTGATTGGATGAGCGAGACCACCAAGCAGAATGCTATCGACAAGTTGGACAACTGCGCACTCAACGTGGCTTTTCCCGACACCTGGCATAAAGACTGCGTCGCTCCCCTTTCCGACTGTCAGACCATGGTTGAAGTCATGCACCGCCTCCGTTCGGCCAATGCCCGTCTGCTCACCAAAATCATCGGCACAAACGATGCGTTCTCTTATCTCCTCACTATTTCCAGTTCCGACAGCAACGGCAATCTCATACCCATGGATCTCACACTTGTCAATGCCGCTTACCAACCCAACTACAACGCCATTTTCATCTATCCGTCAATGCTCCTGTCGCCAGTGATGCCCCAAGAAGGTACAAGCGAAGCATGCTCTTATGCCGTGTTCACCATTATCGGCCACGAGTTCACCCACGGTTTCGATAGTTCGGGAGCCAAGTACGACAAGTATGGTGTGCCCAACAACTGGTGGACTGTCAGCGACAAGATGAACTTCGAGGATCGCAGTCAGAATCTTATTCGCACCTACAACAGTCAGGAACTCGACCCCAAGCGTGCACCACTAACATTCGGCAATGGCAGTCGCACCATCAATGAGAACATTGCCGACTTAGGTGGCTTCCTCGCTGCTCGCGATGCCTACATCGCCCATATCACCGAGCAAGGATTCGCTGGTGAGCAATTCAACAATCAACTCCGCAAGTTCTATGAGTCATACGCCCACTTGTGGTGTGTAGAGTATGGCGATCAAAAATTCGAAATACTGAAAAACAGCGATGTACACTCCCACGCCCGTCTCCGTGTCAATGGAGTTGTGATGAACACCGACCTGTGGTACGATCTCTACCAGGTCAATCTCAATCACAAGCTCTATCTCCCCACCGAGCGCCGCACCTATATCTGGTAG
- a CDS encoding inositol monophosphatase family protein, with translation MNCESQTLKAIKDAAIKMALHCGRIQLNAFRSNNIGINTKSNVYDVVTKVDKACEDYLLTEISRLYPTHSIIGEETGQHLHADSEWAWIVDPLDGTNSYSQGLPVFCVSIGITYKGEGVVGVVFAPYLDELYTAIKGEGAWFGKANSTDAVQLHVSAKQSLQECVVASGFPYDKATHPVNNIREVSKIIPQVRGFRRMGSAAYDLCCTAMGTIDAYWEYNLNPWDVCAGQLIVREAGGIVIPLCDNRKISIIAGPEKLVKILQEELAV, from the coding sequence ATGAATTGCGAATCCCAAACACTAAAGGCTATCAAGGATGCCGCCATCAAAATGGCGCTGCATTGCGGTAGAATACAACTCAATGCCTTCCGTTCCAACAACATCGGCATCAACACCAAGAGCAATGTCTATGATGTCGTCACAAAGGTTGACAAAGCTTGCGAGGACTATCTGCTCACAGAAATATCACGCCTCTATCCTACTCATTCCATCATAGGCGAAGAGACTGGCCAGCACCTCCATGCCGACAGCGAATGGGCCTGGATAGTCGATCCGCTCGACGGCACAAACAGCTATTCGCAAGGTCTGCCAGTCTTCTGCGTCAGCATTGGCATAACCTATAAGGGCGAAGGTGTTGTGGGCGTTGTCTTTGCTCCATATCTTGACGAGCTATATACAGCCATTAAGGGCGAAGGTGCATGGTTCGGGAAAGCCAACAGTACAGATGCTGTCCAACTGCACGTCTCCGCCAAACAATCCCTTCAGGAGTGCGTTGTAGCATCCGGTTTCCCTTACGACAAAGCCACCCATCCCGTCAACAACATCCGCGAAGTAAGCAAGATTATCCCCCAAGTGCGCGGTTTCCGCCGAATGGGCAGTGCAGCATACGATCTCTGTTGCACTGCTATGGGAACCATTGATGCCTACTGGGAGTACAATCTCAACCCCTGGGATGTTTGTGCAGGTCAGCTTATTGTCCGTGAGGCAGGAGGCATAGTCATTCCCCTATGCGACAATCGCAAAATCAGCATCATTGCAGGCCCCGAAAAGTTGGTCAAAATATTGCAGGAGGAATTAGCAGTTTGA
- a CDS encoding transposase, giving the protein MEEKKIKAPIKHNRLRRMDNHDYTSTCIYLITVTTVERKRILGSLVGGNASEAAIVPTELGAYVAEAFRKTASETTKKTGCRVQVLHYKIMPDHFHGILYIRDTLPNDYPLGKIIAAWKSSCSHALWDASSSSAQNFSVEKTPLFSRGFNDRILFRKGQLQTWIAYLNDNPRRLWLKTHFPNRLRKTYDFQAGKKGHRYTAVGNTFLVTFPERIQVRCHRNLTQEEIQAEVNKYMKEARRGTVLVSPFISPAEKAVYDACYEEKLPMIHIVNRGLDGQFVYPSGRDLTGCSEGFMLVLAPYADYSEETRAVRITRTQCLNMNDYAADLSNC; this is encoded by the coding sequence ATGGAAGAAAAGAAGATAAAAGCGCCTATTAAACATAATAGACTGCGCCGCATGGATAATCATGATTATACTTCGACGTGCATTTATCTTATTACTGTAACGACGGTTGAACGCAAACGTATTTTAGGTTCACTTGTCGGAGGCAATGCCAGTGAGGCAGCGATTGTTCCAACGGAATTAGGCGCTTATGTGGCTGAGGCTTTTCGAAAAACTGCATCAGAGACAACGAAGAAGACAGGATGCCGTGTTCAAGTGTTACATTACAAAATTATGCCCGACCATTTCCATGGTATATTATATATCCGAGACACTTTGCCAAATGATTACCCTTTGGGAAAAATAATTGCTGCATGGAAAAGTTCTTGCTCTCACGCTTTATGGGATGCCTCTTCGTCAAGTGCTCAGAACTTTAGTGTTGAGAAAACTCCTCTTTTTTCCCGAGGATTTAATGATCGCATTTTGTTTAGGAAAGGACAATTACAGACTTGGATTGCATATCTGAATGACAATCCGCGCAGGCTCTGGCTGAAGACGCATTTCCCTAATAGATTGCGCAAGACGTATGATTTTCAGGCAGGAAAAAAGGGACATAGATATACTGCTGTTGGCAATACATTCTTGGTAACTTTTCCTGAGCGTATTCAAGTGAGATGTCATCGCAATCTGACACAGGAAGAGATACAAGCGGAGGTGAATAAATACATGAAAGAGGCGCGGCGAGGAACCGTGTTGGTATCGCCCTTTATATCGCCTGCAGAGAAAGCTGTATATGATGCTTGTTATGAGGAGAAACTACCGATGATACATATTGTGAATCGTGGATTGGATGGACAGTTTGTTTATCCTTCAGGGAGAGATTTGACTGGATGCTCGGAAGGCTTTATGTTAGTGTTGGCCCCTTATGCCGATTATAGTGAAGAAACAAGAGCTGTCCGTATCACAAGAACGCAGTGCCTCAATATGAATGACTACGCAGCTGATTTGTCAAACTGCTAA
- a CDS encoding very short patch repair endonuclease, whose amino-acid sequence MDKLSPQQRHKNMAAIKSKDTKPEMIVRRGLWRRGFRFRLNHKRLPGHPDLVLRKYRTCIFVNGCFWHGHKCSLTPDPSPKDEGRIGLESSECCKIPKTNREFWVNKIHRNKERDKEEQRKLAEMGWHCITVWECELKPSRREETLESIAFTLNRIWLQDHGAKSAPYPEIEEEPQLPMAAEEMHET is encoded by the coding sequence ATGGACAAACTCTCACCACAACAGCGCCACAAAAACATGGCGGCTATCAAGTCGAAGGATACGAAGCCGGAGATGATAGTGCGTCGTGGACTGTGGCGTAGAGGATTCCGATTCAGACTGAACCACAAACGATTGCCTGGACATCCGGACTTGGTGTTGAGGAAATACAGAACGTGCATCTTTGTGAATGGATGCTTCTGGCATGGACATAAGTGTAGCCTCACCCCCGACCCCTCTCCAAAGGACGAGGGGAGAATAGGCTTGGAGAGTTCGGAGTGCTGCAAAATTCCGAAGACGAACCGTGAGTTCTGGGTGAACAAGATTCACAGAAACAAGGAGCGAGACAAGGAGGAACAACGGAAACTTGCCGAAATGGGCTGGCACTGCATCACGGTGTGGGAGTGCGAACTGAAGCCTAGTAGGCGGGAAGAGACATTGGAGTCGATAGCCTTCACATTGAACCGCATCTGGTTGCAGGACCATGGAGCGAAGAGTGCTCCCTATCCAGAGATTGAAGAAGAGCCTCAATTGCCAATGGCAGCAGAGGAAATGCATGAGACATAA
- a CDS encoding SDR family oxidoreductase, with protein MNKVVLITGATSGIGLACARKFAENGDKLILTGRNESRLAEIRDELKAHGTEVLTVAFDVRDREKAREFLEGLPEQWKQIDVLVNNAGLALGLEPEYEGDMNDWDAMIDTNIKGLLTMTRLVVPAMVERGQGHIINIGSVAGDAAYAGGNVYCATKAAVKALSDGLRIDVANTGIRVTNLKPGLVETNFSNIRFHGDTDRAANVYKGIKPLTGDDIADVAVYAANAPAHVQIAEVLILATHQASGSVIVRK; from the coding sequence ATGAACAAAGTAGTATTGATAACAGGCGCCACAAGCGGAATAGGCCTTGCATGCGCCAGGAAGTTTGCAGAGAATGGCGACAAACTCATTCTTACGGGAAGAAACGAGAGCCGACTGGCTGAAATCCGTGATGAGCTTAAAGCACATGGAACTGAAGTGCTGACCGTGGCTTTCGACGTCAGAGACCGTGAAAAGGCCCGTGAGTTTCTTGAGGGACTGCCAGAACAGTGGAAGCAGATTGATGTGCTGGTGAACAATGCCGGACTGGCACTCGGCCTGGAACCGGAGTACGAGGGCGATATGAACGATTGGGATGCCATGATCGACACCAATATCAAAGGTCTGCTCACCATGACGCGCCTCGTGGTGCCGGCAATGGTAGAGCGTGGCCAGGGCCACATTATTAATATAGGTTCTGTGGCTGGCGATGCTGCCTATGCCGGTGGAAATGTATATTGCGCCACCAAAGCTGCCGTAAAAGCCCTTTCCGACGGTCTGCGTATTGATGTGGCCAACACAGGCATCCGTGTCACCAATCTGAAACCAGGTCTGGTAGAAACCAACTTCAGCAACATCCGTTTCCATGGCGATACTGACCGTGCCGCCAATGTATATAAAGGTATCAAGCCACTCACTGGCGACGACATAGCCGATGTAGCTGTCTATGCTGCCAATGCTCCAGCCCACGTACAGATAGCTGAAGTGCTAATTCTTGCTACCCATCAGGCCAGCGGAAGCGTTATTGTAAGAAAGTAA
- the pyrB gene encoding aspartate carbamoyltransferase, with the protein MDKHNFVTIADLTREKILYMIEMAQEFERHPNRELLKGKVVATLFFEPSTRTRLSFETAANRLGARVIGFADPKVTSGTKGETLKDTISMVANYADVIVMRHFIEGAAQYASEVSPVPIVNAGDGAHQHPSQCMLDLYSIYKTQGTLDNLNIYLVGDLKYGRTVHSLLMAMRHFNPTFHFVAPKELQMPKEYKLYCDEHGIKYQEHTAFNEKIIQDADILYMTRVQKERFSDLMEYERVKNVYVLNNDLLRLAKPNMKILHPLPRVNEIAYEVDDNPHAYYIQQAGNGLFAREAIFCDVLGISLDEVRNDKTIIL; encoded by the coding sequence ATGGACAAGCACAATTTTGTAACTATTGCCGACCTTACCCGTGAGAAGATTCTCTACATGATAGAGATGGCACAGGAGTTCGAACGTCACCCCAACCGCGAACTACTGAAAGGTAAGGTCGTTGCCACCCTGTTTTTTGAACCCTCTACACGCACCCGCCTGTCGTTTGAAACGGCAGCCAACCGCCTTGGTGCCCGTGTTATTGGCTTTGCCGACCCGAAGGTGACCAGCGGAACAAAGGGAGAGACGCTGAAAGATACCATATCGATGGTAGCCAACTATGCCGATGTGATTGTGATGCGCCACTTCATTGAGGGTGCCGCTCAGTATGCTTCCGAGGTGAGCCCAGTGCCCATCGTCAACGCCGGCGACGGTGCCCACCAGCATCCCTCACAGTGCATGCTCGACCTGTACAGCATCTACAAGACACAGGGCACGTTGGACAATCTGAATATCTATCTGGTGGGCGACCTGAAATATGGCCGCACCGTTCACTCGCTGCTTATGGCCATGCGCCACTTCAACCCCACGTTCCATTTCGTGGCACCGAAGGAACTGCAGATGCCAAAGGAGTACAAGTTGTACTGCGACGAGCACGGAATCAAGTATCAGGAGCATACGGCCTTCAACGAGAAAATTATTCAGGATGCTGACATCTTATATATGACGCGCGTACAGAAGGAGCGTTTCTCAGACCTGATGGAGTATGAGCGTGTGAAGAATGTGTATGTGCTGAACAACGACCTGCTTCGTCTGGCCAAGCCGAACATGAAGATTCTGCACCCCCTACCCCGTGTCAACGAGATTGCCTACGAAGTAGATGACAATCCACATGCCTACTACATTCAGCAGGCCGGCAACGGTCTCTTTGCCCGCGAAGCCATCTTCTGCGACGTGCTGGGCATCAGTCTCGACGAAGTAAGAAACGACAAAACCATCATTCTATGA
- a CDS encoding aspartate carbamoyltransferase regulatory subunit — MNKKERLVAAIEHGTVIDHIPSEKTYQVAQLLGLFTLDTPVTIGFNYPSKKVGSKGIIKVSNKFFTDQEISRLSVVAPNVILSIIRDYEVVEKKAVTTPEEIRGIVRCNNPKCITNNEPMKTHFHVNGNILTCHYCEKEQDINKVELV, encoded by the coding sequence ATGAACAAGAAAGAACGTCTGGTAGCCGCCATTGAACACGGCACCGTAATAGACCATATACCCTCAGAGAAAACTTATCAGGTGGCCCAGTTGCTGGGACTGTTCACACTGGACACGCCTGTGACCATCGGATTCAACTACCCTTCAAAGAAAGTGGGCAGCAAGGGCATCATCAAGGTGAGCAACAAATTCTTTACCGATCAGGAAATCTCACGTCTGTCGGTAGTGGCCCCCAACGTGATTCTGAGCATCATCCGCGACTATGAGGTGGTAGAAAAGAAAGCGGTGACCACACCCGAAGAGATACGCGGCATAGTGCGCTGTAACAATCCGAAGTGCATCACCAACAATGAACCGATGAAAACCCATTTCCACGTGAATGGCAATATCCTGACCTGCCACTACTGCGAAAAGGAACAGGATATCAATAAAGTGGAACTGGTGTAA
- a CDS encoding exodeoxyribonuclease III, translated as MKLISWNVNGLRACAGKGFSDVFRSLDADFFCLQETKMQEGQLDLAFEGYESYWNYADKKGYSGTAIFTRLKPISVTRGIGIDEHDHEGRVITLEMDHFYLVTVYVPNAQDGLKRLDYRMRWEDDFQAYLSELDKKKPVIVCGDLNVAHEEIDLKNPKTNHQNPGFTDEERAKFSQWLSRGFKDTFRTLYPEAQTYSWWSYRFHAREKNVGWRIDYFVVSDRLMPQVSDAKIHTDILGSDHCPVELELTPVPLY; from the coding sequence ATGAAACTGATTAGTTGGAATGTAAACGGGCTTCGTGCTTGTGCCGGGAAAGGATTTAGCGATGTGTTCCGCAGTCTTGATGCCGACTTCTTCTGTCTGCAGGAAACCAAGATGCAGGAGGGACAGTTGGACCTGGCTTTCGAGGGCTATGAGAGTTATTGGAACTATGCCGACAAGAAAGGCTATTCGGGCACAGCCATTTTTACACGTCTGAAACCAATCAGTGTGACGCGAGGCATTGGTATTGACGAGCACGACCATGAGGGGCGTGTCATCACCCTCGAGATGGATCATTTCTATCTGGTCACCGTCTATGTGCCCAATGCCCAGGACGGTTTGAAGCGTCTTGACTATCGTATGCGATGGGAGGATGATTTTCAAGCCTATCTCTCAGAGCTGGATAAAAAGAAACCCGTCATCGTGTGTGGCGACCTGAACGTGGCTCATGAAGAGATAGACTTGAAGAATCCTAAGACGAATCATCAGAATCCAGGTTTTACTGACGAGGAGCGAGCAAAGTTCTCGCAGTGGCTCTCACGGGGCTTTAAGGATACGTTCCGAACCCTCTATCCGGAGGCACAGACCTATTCCTGGTGGTCTTACCGCTTCCATGCGCGTGAGAAGAATGTGGGATGGCGCATCGACTATTTTGTGGTCAGTGACCGTCTGATGCCACAAGTGAGCGATGCCAAGATTCATACCGATATTCTTGGCAGCGATCACTGTCCGGTAGAACTCGAACTTACACCAGTTCCACTTTATTGA
- the hisB gene encoding bifunctional histidinol-phosphatase/imidazoleglycerol-phosphate dehydratase HisB: MQKILFIDRDGTIVDEPQDEQVDALEKIHFTQGVFRNLSLLRQKTDYRFVMVSNQDGLGTESFPEDTFWPAHNFILEALKGEGVTFDEVLIDPHFPEDNAHTRKPQTGLVEKYMNNPEEYDIENSYVIGDRDTDAQFAKNIGCKSLILGRDGMTWDKIAEIIYAGERTAEVKRTTKETDIDVRLNLDGSGKCDIQTGLGFFDHMLEQIGKHGGMDLYIRCNGDLNVDEHHTIEDTALALGECLQKALGSKRGIERYGYSLPMDDCMVHTCLDFGGRPWLVWQAEFHREHVGDMPTEMFLHFFKSLSDSARMNLYIHAEGQNEHHKIEGIFKALARSLKMAVKRDIYHYELPSTKGML; the protein is encoded by the coding sequence ATGCAAAAGATTCTCTTTATAGACCGCGATGGAACCATCGTAGATGAACCACAGGACGAGCAGGTTGATGCACTCGAAAAAATACATTTCACTCAGGGCGTGTTCCGCAACCTGTCGTTGCTGCGCCAAAAAACGGACTACCGTTTCGTCATGGTGTCGAATCAAGACGGACTGGGTACTGAATCGTTTCCGGAAGATACATTCTGGCCCGCTCACAACTTTATCCTCGAGGCCCTGAAAGGGGAAGGTGTCACTTTTGACGAAGTGCTCATCGACCCGCATTTTCCTGAAGACAATGCCCACACACGCAAACCACAGACGGGACTGGTAGAGAAGTACATGAACAACCCCGAGGAGTACGACATTGAGAATTCCTACGTGATAGGCGATCGCGACACCGACGCACAGTTTGCCAAGAACATTGGCTGCAAGAGCCTGATTCTGGGCCGTGACGGCATGACATGGGACAAGATAGCCGAAATTATCTATGCTGGCGAACGCACGGCAGAGGTGAAGCGTACCACTAAAGAGACCGACATCGACGTAAGACTGAACTTGGACGGTTCTGGCAAGTGCGATATTCAGACAGGACTGGGATTCTTTGACCACATGCTGGAACAGATAGGAAAGCATGGCGGCATGGACCTGTACATTCGCTGCAACGGCGACTTGAACGTTGACGAGCATCACACCATCGAGGACACGGCCCTTGCACTGGGCGAATGCCTGCAGAAGGCATTGGGATCGAAGCGTGGCATTGAGCGCTATGGCTACTCACTGCCCATGGACGACTGCATGGTTCACACCTGTCTGGACTTTGGCGGACGCCCCTGGCTGGTATGGCAGGCAGAATTTCACCGCGAACATGTGGGCGATATGCCTACGGAGATGTTCCTCCATTTCTTCAAGAGTTTGAGCGATTCCGCTCGCATGAACCTCTATATCCACGCTGAAGGGCAGAACGAACACCACAAGATTGAGGGCATCTTCAAAGCCCTGGCCCGCTCACTGAAAATGGCCGTGAAGCGCGATATCTATCACTACGAGCTGCCCTCAACGAAGGGAATGCTATAA
- a CDS encoding response regulator transcription factor, with protein sequence MQGRPKVAIIDPNTLATLGLKQLLQNVLPILTIDTYGSMAELEANHPDEYFHYFVAMNIVLENRAFFTARRMKTIVLTLSLDGGSQLGEFHSICINVPEQELVRSLLMLEQHAHPHGKNLPPMPKVLQQKVLSDREIEVMSLIVQGFINKEIADRLNIGLATVITHRKNIMEKLGMKSVSALTIYAVMHGYVDINKI encoded by the coding sequence ATGCAAGGAAGACCCAAAGTAGCAATTATAGATCCTAACACGCTGGCCACACTCGGCCTGAAGCAGCTGCTCCAGAATGTTTTGCCCATTCTGACCATCGACACTTACGGTTCGATGGCCGAACTGGAAGCTAATCATCCCGATGAGTATTTCCATTATTTTGTGGCCATGAACATTGTACTGGAGAACCGCGCTTTCTTCACTGCCCGCAGAATGAAGACGATTGTACTGACGCTCTCGCTCGACGGCGGCTCGCAACTGGGCGAGTTCCACAGCATCTGTATCAACGTGCCCGAGCAGGAACTGGTGCGCTCGCTGCTCATGCTGGAACAGCATGCCCACCCTCACGGCAAGAACTTGCCGCCCATGCCAAAGGTGCTACAGCAAAAGGTGCTCTCTGACCGCGAAATAGAAGTGATGTCGCTGATTGTTCAGGGATTCATCAATAAAGAGATTGCCGACCGCCTGAACATCGGTCTGGCCACTGTTATCACCCATCGTAAGAATATCATGGAGAAGTTGGGCATGAAGAGTGTTTCGGCCCTTACCATCTATGCGGTGATGCACGGCTACGTGGACATCAACAAGATATAG